The stretch of DNA TGGGCGTTCATTTGTCCTTCTTGAGCTGCGCCAATACATCGAAGGGGCTCTCCCGCGGGGCCGGAGAGCAGGCGCATTCTGCCTCGTTCCGATTCGTTCCGCAAACCGGACATATCCCTTTGCAAGCTTCCGCGCAACGGGGACTTATGGGCAGCTCAAGAAGCCACTCGTCCTCCAAGGCCTCCACAAGGTCGAAATACCCTTCCGGGGCCTCGATCTGCTCGTCGGAATGATCGATGACCCAGACCTCGCCCTTCTGGGTCGGATCCCTGTACAGGTCCTGCTCGGGATTGGGGTCGATGCTCAGGTTCAGGGTCGCTGCCAGCGGACACCGGAACGGCGTCCGGCAGGACTCGCACT from Thiohalorhabdus sp. Cl-TMA encodes:
- a CDS encoding YceD family protein; the protein is MRELRESIIRLAQVPPEGLLFQGLIPARRLTRLADAVVGMGEGVEVDLRLKPNNDAYLLHGNVRGAVELECESCRTPFRCPLAATLNLSIDPNPEQDLYRDPTQKGEVWVIDHSDEQIEAPEGYFDLVEALEDEWLLELPISPRCAEACKGICPVCGTNRNEAECACSPAPRESPFDVLAQLKKDK